The Chitinophagales bacterium genomic sequence CTGTACTAAAACTAAACGAGTAATACAAGTAGCAAGATTTTTCTTATAAGATTTTTAGATTGTTAGAGTCATGATTTTTAGACTTTCTTATTTTGTCCTAATGAGCGAAGTTTACGAAGCGAAGCATCTCCAAGCCATGCTGAACTCGTTTCAGCATCTACTTAGAAAACCAATCAAAACATCTTAACACTTGCTGAACTCGTTTCAGTATCTACTTAGAAAACCAATCAAAGCATCTTAACACTTGCCGAATTTATTTCAGCATCTACTATAGAAAACAAAGCAAAACATCTCCAACAAAATCATCATTACGAATTTTAGCTTCTGGTTGTCATGTTCTTTTTTATCTAAAACCAAAAAAGCACTAAACAAAAGATAATAAGCAAAGATTGCGTTGTTGATAAAGATGCTACTAATAGAAAAGATTCTGAAATAAATTCAGAATCTAGCATGTCTAATTACTTAAAACTTAAAACCTCTTAAAAAGTCTTGTACCAACATTCTTTTTTTGCCTTCTAGTTGCAATTCTTGTACTAGTATAAAATCATCGGCTGTTTTAAATGCTAGGAATAAACTACCATCAGAATAAATGTTGTTTGCAATATAATGTTGTTCTATATTTGTATCTTTAGTAATTCTTGTTTTATATATTTTTAAATTTTTACTAAGTAATGTAGTATATGCTGTTGGATATGGCGATAGACCTCTTATTTTATTGTGAATGTTTGTAGCCGTATCTTGCCAATTAATATTGCCATCTTCTTTAAAAATTTTTGGAGCATGTGGTAGGTTTTCGTTCCAGTCTTGTTGTTGTAAGGTATAATTATTTTGCTCAATTGCTTGTACTGTCTTTAGAACTAAGTCTGCACCCAATAGCATTAATTTATCATGTACTGTACCTGCATTGTCTTCATCTGTAATGGCAATTTTTTCTTGTAAGATGATGTTGCCTGTATCAATTTCGTGTTGTAAAAAAAAGGTAGTAGCACCAGTTTCTTTTTCGCCATTAATAACTGCCCAATTTATTGGAGCAGCACCTCTGTATTTTGGTAGAAGCGAAGCGTGTAAATTAAATGTTCCTAGTTTTGGCATTTTCCAAACTATTTCTGGTAGCATTCTAAAAGCAACAACAATAAATAAATCGGCTTGTAAGTTTTGTAGTGTTTTTATAAATGCACTGTCTTTTAAATTAGTTGGTTGCAATACATTTAAGTGGTGTTGTATGGCAAATTGTTTAATAGCACTTTCGTTGATTTGTTTTCCTCTTCCAGCTGGTTTGTCTGGTGCAGTAATTACTGCTACAATGTTATAGTTGTTTTCTACTAGGATTTGTAGTGATGGAACAGCAAAATCTGGTGTTCCCATAAATACTATTTTTAGTGGATTTTGCATATAGGCAAAGATACAATTAACAGATGATACTACTGCTTTGTTATTTTAGATTGATTTTGAATAAATCTACTACTACAAATAGATGTAGCATGAGTTTATTCTAAGAAGAAAATCATTTTCCGCCTTGGTAGCGTAGTGTTTTGCCTTTGGTTTTTTGATAGTTTGGCACATCGCCATCTTCTCTTTTGGTATACGCTATTTCATTAATATGATGCCAAATGCCTTTAATGAGTTCAAATCCTTCGTAAGTTCCATCTGGTAAATACTGCGGAAAAAATCCTGCCATATTTTCGTCTTTTGGTTCTACATGGTCGTAAATAATTTTGTTTTCTATCTTATCAAATCGTAAGGTCGCCCATGCTTCTTCTGCAAATTCTAATACATATCTATATTGTAATTTGTTGTCTATACTAAGTATTGGATAGCCAAATCGTGGTTGACCTTCATCAAACCATAATACATCTATTACTTTTTTATTTGATTTAATATCACTTCCATCAGCACCTAGTAAAGTGTAAAATTGTATTGGTCCTTTTTTCTTTTTCTTAACTGGAATAATATCATAGTACATACAACCATACCAATTGTTGTTGTCGAGTGTTTTGTTTTCTGGTTGTTCTGTATAATCAGAATAATCTATTAAAGGAAACAGTGTAAGCGTATCTGTATTCATTTGTATTGCTCCAAAATATCGATACGATTGCTCATCGCTGATAACATTCCAAGTAATAATTCTAAATTTATTATCTGGAGCATATAGTACTTTAATGGGTAACATACTATCAAATTGATATTGATAAGAATTTGAAACACTTAAAATTGCTTTAAGACCACGAATCATTCTATAGCTGGCAATAAATCTAGATGCTTCTACTGGTGAATATATCATAGTGTCGCCAATAGTAATTAAAGTATCTTCCATAGAGTGAATAAATGCTAAATCATTAGCTGCAACTTGTGCTTTTACTGTATTCATTGATAATAAAAACAGCAGTATAATTCCAAACTTTTGTAACATAGTATTGATAACGACAAAATTAATACCAAATTATGAATTACAATAAGTAAATGTGTGAAATTAACCTAAGGCAACATCTAAAGTCATCATGACAATAAAACCAAGTATAAAACCAAGTGTAGCAATATCAGTGTACTTGTCTAATTGTGTTTCTGGAATTACTTCTTCTACTACTACAAAAATCATGGCACCAGCAGCAAAAGCCAAAGCGTATGGTAAAATTGGCTGAAATTGTAACACTCCCCAAGCACCAAAAAAACCAGCCATTGGCTCTACAATAGCAGAAAGTTGTCCGTACCAAAAACTTTTAGTTCTACTTAAACCTTGTCTACGCAAAGGCATACTTACTGCAATACCTTCTGGAAAATTTTGTAGTCCAATACCTATAGCCAAAGCAACAGCACCAGCAATAGTAGCACCTTCAATTCCTGCGGCAACACCACCAAATAAAACACCTACTGCTAAACCTTCTGGAATATTGTGTAGTGTAATAGCTAAAACCAATAGCGTTGTTTTGTGCCATTTGGTTTTAACACCTTCCGCTTCATTTTCTTTAAAGTTGATGTGTAAATGTGGTAAAATTTTATCGAGCATAAAAAGGAATAAAGCTCCTAGTAAAAAACCAATAGCAGAGGGCATTACTTTTTTAAATCCTTCGCCAGCACTCATTGCTATAGCTGGAGCTAGCAAACTCCAAAAACTAGCAGCCACCATAACACCACCAGTAAAACCAAGCATTCCATCTAGTACAGCTCTATTCATTTTTTTAAAGAAGAATACTAAGCTTGCACCTAAAGCAGTTACCAACCAAGTAAATGTAGTGGCTAGTAAAGCAGCTATAATTGGATTTAGTGATTCAAAAAAATGTATGATAGTAGTCATACTACAAAAGTAGTAGTTTTATTGGAAGAATCAAGTGGTATAATAATTTGTAATTATAGTAGTCTGTTGTGCATTTGGGCGTCATTCTTGAAAATTTCGTAGAGTAACGGAGAAATTTATCAGGAATCTATCATGAAATATATTATATTATAATATATTTTGTATATTTCTCATGCTTCGAAATTACGGAATGACGAAAACATAACGATTTTTTTCTAAATAAACAACAAGTTAAATAGAATAATATTGTACTTCAAAACAAATATTTCATTGTGCCGATTACTAGTACAAAAGTACATCCTATTTCTACTATAACTAATGAAAACATGAATAGTGTCATTAATATTGGTGGCAAATTGATATTTCCAATTTTATGTGGTAGTTTAAATTGATTGTTGGTGTCTTTTAATATTCCGTGAAAAGTATAGCTTATAACTGCCGAAACAAAGAAAAATATATTGCCAACAACTAAAATACAACTTAATTGCTCTGACCAAATAGAAAAGGTAGCCATTACTGCTAAAATTAAACATGCTGGTGCGTACATTAAAGCTGCTCTATGTGCAATATCTACATAATCGTGTGCTTTAAATTCACTAGAATGCCTTATTTCCCAATATTTCCAAGCTCCAGTTATCATGCCAATCAGTAAAAAAATACCACTGAATAAGATGCCAATTTTACTACCTAATACTAAGTCCATTTGTTGTGTGTTTTTATTTGCTTTTGAAACATATCAATAATTATTGAAATTAACTAGCAATAAAGCTACACTTTTTTAATGACAATTTAGATGTAAATAGCTACTAATGAAGAAATTATTACTGAGTGTCTTATTTTAGCTTTTTTAGACTACTGCTTTCTAAAAGCGACTTCATTTGTGTAATGGCAACTTTATTGAGTTCTATTAATCGTTCATTTTGAGATAATCCTTGTTGAATAAGTAGTGCATTGATGCTTTCTAAATTACTCAAAACAACTAGCTGTTCTAAGGTTGCAAAATCTCTGATATTTCCTTTTTTATCGATGTTATTTTTTCTCCAGTCTTTAGCAGTTGTTCCAAAAAGAGCAACATTTAATAAATCAGCTTCGTTTGCATAAACACAACTAATTTGTTGTTTAGTAATTTCTGGTGGAATAAGATTTGCCTTAATTGCATCTGTATGAATTTGATAATTTACTTTAGCTAAGGTTCTTTGTAAATTCCACTCAAGTTGAAGTCTGTCGTTTTCTTCACTTTTTAGTCTTTGAAATTCTTTAATTAAGTATATTTTAAACTGCGGACTAATCCACATACCAAATTCAAAGGCAATATCTTTATGAGCATAAGTTCCGCCGTATCTTCCTGTCGTTGCTTTTAATCCAATAGCATTTGTTTTTTCAGTCCAATCTTTAACACTTAGCTTATAATTATTTAAACCAGCTTGACTTTTAATTATGGCAAATTCGCCATAATTAAAATTTGGATTATAAACACTTTCCCAAATTCCAAGATATTCAACAGTGTTTCTATTACGAAGCCAGTCTGAAATAAAGAATTCTCCATCTTTGGCTTTAAGCATATCTGTTAATGAAATATATTCTTGTTCATTTTCAAAAATTATACTTATTTCTTTGCCTTCAACTTCTATTTTCTTCTTTTTTGCCATATTAAATACTACTGCAACAAATTTACAAAATTTAATTATGTAATTAATCTACTTATTTGTCTTTGATATTTATTAGAGTTAGGTATTAATATCTTTTTTGTAGAATTAAAAGAAGCCATTATCTTTTTATGCAACTATCCTTTTATGTTAAAAAATCAAAAGCACTTAAAAATATGGAACAGTTATTGTTAGAATAAACTATATTAATGTGTTAATTTGCTGTTTATGAAACAATTTTTAGTTGTTATTCTAACTTTTTGTGCCTATTTCGGCTTTAGTCAACAAGTACAATGGGCATCTCAATTAATTAATTTTTCTAGTGAATGGACTAAAGACATGCCAGAAAATACTACTCGCTACAAAGCAACGCAAGTACTTGGTGTGCCTAATACGATGTCTGTAAAAGTTTCTGGTTTGGCTTGGGCACCAAAAGGAAGCACTGAAGGCAAAGAGCATATTACGGTTGGTTTTGCTACACCACAAGATGTACAACAAGTAATTATTGGCGAAACTTTTAATGCTGGTGCTGTGCAAGAAATTATTTTATACGATACAGATGGAAAAAGTTATTCGGTGTACAAGAATAAAGAGTTAACCTATAAAAATAACTATGGAGAAACACTTATTCCTTATAAAGTTCCTTATACTAGAAATGTAGATAAATTAAAACTCATACTCAATACCAAAAAAGTTGGCAACATGCAACAAATTGATTGTATTGGGATTTCATCTGGTACACAACCAGTTAAGTTAAAAATAAACGAATTATTTTATAGTGAAACTGTTTCTAATCCAGAGAATTTAGGACCATTTATTAATTCTTCTTATTACGATCATTTACCTTTGATTTCGCCAGATAACTCTACGCTTTATTTTGCTAGAAAATTTATTGATGATGATGAAAAAGATGACATCTACTATGCTAAAAAATTACCTAATGGAAAGTTTAGCAAAGCAGAAAATATTGGAGCTCCATTAAATACTTTAAAAAATAATTTTGTATGCTATATCAGTTCAGACAATCAGCGATTGTACTTAGCCAACAGATATAGAAAAAAAGGTGGCGAAGGTTTATCATTGAGTACCAAGCAAACCAATGGTTCATGGTCTGAACCAAAATTAATTCCTATTCCAAATATTGGCAATTTAAATGAGTTTGCACATTATCATGTAAGTTTAGATGAAAAAGTAATTTTAATGGCTGTACAAAGAAGTGACTCATACGGCGATTTAGATTTATATGTTTCTTTGAAATATAGCGATGGTAGTTGGAGTGAACCTAAAAATTTAGGACCAATAATTAATACTGTTGGTGCAGAAGGTAGTGTCTTTTTAGCTGCTGATGGTAGAACAATGTATTTTGCTTCTACAGGTCATCAAGGTTATGGCGATTATGATATGTTTGTAACCAAACGACTAGACAATTCTTGGACGAATTGGAGCACACCACTTAATTTAGGATCAAAAATAAATACACCAGAAATGGACATATATTATACCATTACATCTGATGGTGAGTATGCTTATTTTTCTAGTGGTAAATCGTATTTTGGTTTGAATGATTTGTATAGAATGAAACTGCCTAAAGAAGCAAAACCAGAACCAGTTTTTGTAAACGAATTAGTAGTAAACAATACGCCTTTAAAAACTACACCAACTACAAATTCATTAGATGATAAATTGGCAGCACTAAAAAATCAACAACAAAATGTACCAACACCTACAGTCGTAAATACACCTACTACTACGAATGTACCAGTAAACAACAATCCAGTAGCTACTACAACTACACCAAAACCTACTACGACAAACAATGACGCAGTGGCTGATTTACAACAAAAGTTAGAAGCACTAAAAAATCAACAACAACAAGTAAAAAGTACACCTACTACAACTACGCAACCAGAAGTTGTAAAAAGCAATAGTACACTTCCAGCATCAGTTACCAATCATCAACCTACAGAAGTAATTAAAAATAATAGTACACTACCACCTTCTGCTACAATGGAAGTTCCTAAAGAAAACAATTATAAAGTAGATGATTTTAAAGATATTCCTGCAGTAGAAAATAACGATTATAATAAAAAAGTATTTGATAATTTAAATAGTTCGCCTAAGGTGAAACCTAAAACAGTTGATCCAGTTTTAAATAATCCAACAATAAGTAATACACCAACAACACCTAATAATATAGAAGTTAATCAGGTTGATATTAATCAAACAACACCTACAACAAATAATGCACCACTCAAAACTCAGTCGTATATAGATCCATATCAACAAAAATTAGATGAGTTGAAAAAACAGCAAGAGCAAGCTAAACTCAGTACACCAACAAGTACTACAACTTCTTCTTATAGTGAATATACTCAGCCAAAAGATTACAATAATCCAACGACGCCAGTGTATAATAGTCCAAATAATAGTACACAAGCACAAAACCAAAAGCTACAAGACTTAAATCAACCAGTGCAACAGAGTACTAAGTTGCCAGCAACAGAATCGTATAATAATCCATATTATCAACAACAAAATGCACCTTTAAAAGAAAAACAAGAAGATAAATTTGGTAATGATTATGATGAAATGCAAGCGAAGATTGATGCACTAAAAAATCAGCAACAACAAAATGCAACTTCTGGAAATAAACCTAAAAAAGCATCACAAATAGAAGTAGATAACAACAATCCAAACATTAAATATGCACCAAGTACTGTAACAACAACGGCTTCGGTTGAACCATCTAGCAAAATAAATTTAGACAAGTACGAAGATAAATTGAAAGCCATTCAAGATAAAATGAATGCTATAGGCAATACTAATAATCAACCAACATCAACTACTTTGGCAAATGTAGAATCAAACAATACACCTAATCAAAATTTACCACTAAAGCAAAGTACGACTACAACAGATGAAGTACAGCAGTTGAGTAATCAATTAGATGCTATAAAAAATCAGATTAAAGAAAATCAAACGCCTACCAATATTGTTACTACAAATACACCAACAACAAATAATACTATTTCTACTAATGAAGTAGAAGCACCAAAATTGGTTCACAACAATCAAGTAGTAAAAGAACAACCAACGGTAAATCCAGATGATTTGGCTAAACAGAAAGCACAATTAGAAGCTTTGCAGCAAGAACAAGATAAATTGAATAATAAATTAAACAATACTTTAAATACACTCAATGAAAGCAAACAAGATTTGGAAAATGACATCAATAGTTTGCAAACAGAAAAAGATAAAATAAATAATGAAAATAAAAATTTGAATAATACCAATGAACAATTGAGTGCAGAGAAAGCTCAATTAGAAGCAGAGAAAAAACAAATGGACGATTTATTAGCAAAAATGAAAGCAGAGAAAGATAAGTTGGCTGCTGAAAAAGAACAAATAGAAAAAGATAAATATTTACTAGAGCAATTAAAAAAACAACAACAATCAGAAGTTAATACACTGAGTGCCAATATCAATAAACTAAAGCAAGAACAAGCAGATGCGATTAAAGCAGCTCAAGAAGTAAAACGCTACGAAATTTTTGATGTGCCTATAGAAGTTGGTGCAATTGCTGTAATGAGTAGTATTTATTTTACAGCAGATGCTGCGTTTATTCAAACAAAATCGTATCCAGAATTAGATAAATTGGTAGCATTTTTACAGTCGCATAAAAATATAAAAATTGAAGTTGGCGGACATACCAATGGTTTGTGTGATGCTGATTTCTGTAATAAACTATCTGGTGATAGAGCCAATGAAGTAATGCAATACTTAATAAAAAAAGGTATTACTGCTGATAAATTAACTTCGGTTGGTTACGGAAAACGCTATTTAATTGCAGATGCTGGCAATCCAAAAAATCAAAGAGTGGAAATTAAAATCTTAAGTGTAGACAATAAATAATTTTGCTTAGTATCTTTACACTATGCAAGAATGGAACTTAGAAAATATTTTAGCTGATTTTGAAAATGCTACAGCCGAAGATTGGAAAGCACTTATTGATAAACAATTAAAAGGTGAAAATTATAATACTTTGATTTCATCTATTGATGATAATATTATAATTGAACCATTTTATACTTATGAAAATTCATTGCAATATCAACTCAATATTCCACAAAAAGAAAATACAGATTGGTTAATTACCGAAAAAATTATTGTTGACGAAAATAATATTGCACTAGCTAATCAAGATGCTTTGGATAGTTTAAATAATGGAATTAACTCAATTGTTTTTGATTTACGGCATAAAGATTTTTCAGCGGAACAAATTAAAATATTATCGAAAGATATAATTATAAATATAGCACCAATTTATTTTTTAAATTCAAATATTGATAATAAAAAATCAATTATTCAAGCAAAACAAACACATAAATTTACTACTTACTTACTAGCAGATTTACTTATGCAAAGTACTACAACCAAAAGTAATGTCGTTTTGTTTCCAATTCCACAACACTATCTTTTAGCAATTGCTAGTTTAAATGCATTTCGATGGTTATGGTCTAAGTTGCATCAAAATTCAACACCAATTATTATAGCACAAACGGTTTTACCTACTGTAATAAATGATGAAAATAAATATTTATTGTACAATACGACACAAGCGATGAGTGCTATTATTGGACAGTGCAATCACTTAATCGTAACGCCACATCAAGACAATAATTTTGGAAAACGAATGGCAAAAAATACACAACTATTACTATTGCATGAAAGTAATTTTAACGAAATCAAAAATATAAATAAAGGCAACTATCTAATAGCACATCTTACTTATCAAATCTGTGAGAAAGTGTGGAAGATGGTAGCAGAATGATAAGTATTATTATATAGTATAATATGAATTAAGAAATGCTATTTCTTTTTGTATATTTTGCTTTGCTTGTTTTTCGAAATGATGATAAAAGAAGTCAGTTTTAAATATACTGTCCATTGACAAAAAATGATTTAAAACTTTTTTGCGTCCTGAATAATAAACAAAATCAGGATAAATAGCATACTCTTTTCTTACATTTTGATAATACATTTCATAAACTTCCCAAGGTTGACCTAATACAGAAAGATCTGCATCTGTAAAATAATTCGTATCGTTGTTGCTTGACTTTATGTGTGATTTAGTTGCTAATATTTGTTGTTTGCAAAGAACTATGGTATTATCATCAACAGCAAGTTGTTGCATTCTTTTTTCGGCAAGTGCTGCACTTTTTTCTTCGTTGTTAGATTTTAGTGCGTTGTAAATAATATCGTGATAGTATAATGTAAATAAAATACCATTCCAATTTTGTATTGCTTGTTTTACTTTGCTTAGATTTTCTAAGAGATTGTCAAGATGTTGTAGCGTATGATAATACCTTTTTTTGTTAGAATAATTCTTTTCAACTTCTGTCCATAGTTCATTTATCAGACTATTATTGTCTGTGTAATTGGTAAGTAATTCTATGAATGTTTCTTTTAGCATTTATCCATCATTAATAAAAAATAGATAAATCAAATATAAGTATTTATTTTTTGTTTAGAAAATAAATTAAGCTGATTGTTGTTTAATACAAACAACTAATACACCTTAGTTTTATAATCTGCTTCGAAAATGCCTTTTCTTATTTTTTCTAATTTCTTTTGTGCTAGTTTTTTCGTTAATGGTTTCAGTCTGTCGGTAAATAAAATACCATCAACATGGTCATACTCGTGTTGTATCACTCTTGCGTTAATGCCATCATATTCTTCTTCAAACTCATTAAAATTTTCATCAAAATAATGAATTTTAATATTGGGTTTTCGTTCTACATTCTCTCTAAAACCTGGAATACTTAAGCAACCTTCTTCGTATTTCCATACTTTACCATTTTCTTCTATTAAAGTTGCATTGATAAATACTTTTTTAATGCCTTTAAAATTGGCATCTTTTTTATCTTGCATTTGTACAGTATCTACCAAAAACAAACGAATAGATTGGTTGACTTGTGGTGCAGCTAAACCAACGCCACTTGCATTGTACATTGTCTGCCACATATTGTTAATTAGTTCTTGAAGATTGGGATAGTCTTTATCAATATCTTCCGTTTCTTTAATTAAAGTTGGATGTCCGTATACTATAATTGGCAAAATCATACTACAAAATTACGAATTGTTTTGTTTTTTTCTGAACGCTAATTGCGTAATATAATCTTGCAATAAAATCGTAGCACTTATTTCATCGACTAATGCTTTGTTTTGTCGTTGTTTTTTTTTGAGTCCACTATCAATCATCGACTGAAAAGCGAGTTTGCTAGTAAAGCGTTCATCTAATTTTTCTATAGTAATGCTACTATATTTTTGTTGGATTTGTTTAATGAAAACATCTATGGCTTTGGTTAAATCCATGAGTTCATTATTTAAATTCTTAGGATAACCTATAATAATAGTTTCTATTTTTTCTTTTTCTATAAGATTAATAATATATTGTAATGCATTTTTATTTTCTTGTGTAGATAAGCCAAATGCAAAAGTTAAGGTTTCGTCTGAAATTGCAAAGCCAACTCTTTTTTTACCATAATCTATTGCTACAATTTTACTCATCGTATCAATGTCAATTTCATAATAATATCTGTAATGACTAACATGCCAAATAAAATGCTTGCCAATCCGTTTAAAGTAAAAAATGCTAGATTAATTCTTTCCAATCCAAATTTTTGTACTACAACATGTTGATAAATTAACAGACAAGCAAAGACAACAGTTCCTATCCAATAGAGCAAACCAAAATTACCAAACACACCAATAAAAACTAATAATCCAATTACAAATATGTGTAAAATTACTGATATAGACACTGCATTTTGATAGCCAAACTTCGCAGGAATAGAAAAGAAATTATTGTCTTTATCAAACTGTTCGTCTTGTAAACTATAAATAATATCAAAGCCACTTACCCAAAGCATTACTACAATTCCTAATAGTACTGGAACTATTCCAAATTTTCCTGTTACTGCAACAAAAGCTCCAACTGGAGCTAAACCCAATCCAATACCTAAAATTAAATGACACAAAAACGAAAATCTTTTGGTATAGCTATATCCTAAAACTACCAACAAAGCAATTGGCGATAAATAAAAACATAATCTATTAATAAAAAATGTACTTATAATAAAAACAACACAGTTAATTACTACAAATACCAATGCATTTTTTTCGCTGATGATGCCACTAGGAATTTCTCTAATCGCTGTTCTAGGATTAAGTGCATCTTGTTGTCTGTCTGCCCAACGATTAAAAGCCATCGCTGCATTGCGAGCAGTAATCATACAAACAAGTACTAATATAAACTTTAATAGATAATAACTGTTTGAATTCTCTCTAATAGTAGGATCATATATTATACTATAATATAAACCTAAAGTAAAACCAATCATTGCAAATGGCATTGCAAAAATGGTATGCGAAAATTTGACTAAGCTTAAATAGTTTTTCAAATTACTTGGCTTTCACTTTTACACTAAATTGTACTGTAGTAATTCGTGGATTGGTATTGGCATCAATCATAATAGATTTGGTATTATTGCCTACTTTATTTTTAGAATTAAATCCAACTACAATAGTATCTGATTTTCCTGGTGCTAATGGTTCAGTAGAAAACTCTGGTTGTGTACAGCCACAACTTCCCCAAGCATTTTTAATAATTAAAGGATATTTACCTGTGTTGGTATAAATCATAATATCTTTTAATGTATCGCCTTCAATCATTTTTCCAAAATTATATATTTCTTGTTCAAATTTAATTGAAGTAATTTTTTGGTTAACAGTATCTACAAAATATGGACTTGAAGAATCGAATGCTTGAGCTTTTACAGTAGAATCAAATTTCCTTTGATAATCTTCTTTCATTGCTTTATACTTTTGCTCTCTTTCTCTTTGTTCTGCTTTTTCTTTTGAATTACAAGCTGTAAACGAGAGTAGTACAATTACGAATAAGGTTAAATATTTCATTCAATTATTTTTCACAAATATACGCTACCACTTTTTATTTTCTTTTAACCAAGCTTCAAATTTTGGTAAATTTAACGCATTGAGTGTCATCTCTTTGAGTAAAGCACCTTTTTGAGCTACATTTACACCATAGCGAATGTCTTTTATGCCATTAATGTTGTGTGCATCTGGATTGATACTTATCCAAACACCTTTTTCCATGCAGTAATCTATCCAAGTATAATCAATATCTAAACGATGTGGATTGGCATTAATTTCAATTACTACTCTATTAGCAGCACAAGCATCTATAATTTTTTTGTGATTGACTGGATATCCTTTTCTACTCAACAACAATCTACCAGTCATGTGACCAAGAATTGTAGTGTATGGATTTTCAATCGCTTTGATAAGCCGTTCCATGGCTTTGTCTTCTTGCATATTGAGTTGACTGTGAACCGATGCGATGATTAAATCGAACTGAGCTAAAATTTCGTTAGGATAATCTAATCTTCCATCGTATAAAATATCACTTTCAATACTTTTAAATATTTTAAATGGAGAAATATTTTGATTGAGTTTATCTATTTCTTGATGTTGTTTGATGATATCATTTTCTTTTAATCCATTAGCATAAAAAGCACTCTGACTATGATCAGACATTACTAAATACTCATAATTTAAGTCAATACATGCTTGAGCCATTTCTGTAATGGTATTACTACCATCGCTGTATTTACTA encodes the following:
- a CDS encoding methionyl-tRNA formyltransferase, with the translated sequence MQNPLKIVFMGTPDFAVPSLQILVENNYNIVAVITAPDKPAGRGKQINESAIKQFAIQHHLNVLQPTNLKDSAFIKTLQNLQADLFIVVAFRMLPEIVWKMPKLGTFNLHASLLPKYRGAAPINWAVINGEKETGATTFFLQHEIDTGNIILQEKIAITDEDNAGTVHDKLMLLGADLVLKTVQAIEQNNYTLQQQDWNENLPHAPKIFKEDGNINWQDTATNIHNKIRGLSPYPTAYTTLLSKNLKIYKTRITKDTNIEQHYIANNIYSDGSLFLAFKTADDFILVQELQLEGKKRMLVQDFLRGFKF
- a CDS encoding ZIP family metal transporter, giving the protein MTTIIHFFESLNPIIAALLATTFTWLVTALGASLVFFFKKMNRAVLDGMLGFTGGVMVAASFWSLLAPAIAMSAGEGFKKVMPSAIGFLLGALFLFMLDKILPHLHINFKENEAEGVKTKWHKTTLLVLAITLHNIPEGLAVGVLFGGVAAGIEGATIAGAVALAIGIGLQNFPEGIAVSMPLRRQGLSRTKSFWYGQLSAIVEPMAGFFGAWGVLQFQPILPYALAFAAGAMIFVVVEEVIPETQLDKYTDIATLGFILGFIVMMTLDVALG
- a CDS encoding KilA-N domain-containing protein → MAKKKKIEVEGKEISIIFENEQEYISLTDMLKAKDGEFFISDWLRNRNTVEYLGIWESVYNPNFNYGEFAIIKSQAGLNNYKLSVKDWTEKTNAIGLKATTGRYGGTYAHKDIAFEFGMWISPQFKIYLIKEFQRLKSEENDRLQLEWNLQRTLAKVNYQIHTDAIKANLIPPEITKQQISCVYANEADLLNVALFGTTAKDWRKNNIDKKGNIRDFATLEQLVVLSNLESINALLIQQGLSQNERLIELNKVAITQMKSLLESSSLKKLK
- a CDS encoding PD40 domain-containing protein, which gives rise to MKQFLVVILTFCAYFGFSQQVQWASQLINFSSEWTKDMPENTTRYKATQVLGVPNTMSVKVSGLAWAPKGSTEGKEHITVGFATPQDVQQVIIGETFNAGAVQEIILYDTDGKSYSVYKNKELTYKNNYGETLIPYKVPYTRNVDKLKLILNTKKVGNMQQIDCIGISSGTQPVKLKINELFYSETVSNPENLGPFINSSYYDHLPLISPDNSTLYFARKFIDDDEKDDIYYAKKLPNGKFSKAENIGAPLNTLKNNFVCYISSDNQRLYLANRYRKKGGEGLSLSTKQTNGSWSEPKLIPIPNIGNLNEFAHYHVSLDEKVILMAVQRSDSYGDLDLYVSLKYSDGSWSEPKNLGPIINTVGAEGSVFLAADGRTMYFASTGHQGYGDYDMFVTKRLDNSWTNWSTPLNLGSKINTPEMDIYYTITSDGEYAYFSSGKSYFGLNDLYRMKLPKEAKPEPVFVNELVVNNTPLKTTPTTNSLDDKLAALKNQQQNVPTPTVVNTPTTTNVPVNNNPVATTTTPKPTTTNNDAVADLQQKLEALKNQQQQVKSTPTTTTQPEVVKSNSTLPASVTNHQPTEVIKNNSTLPPSATMEVPKENNYKVDDFKDIPAVENNDYNKKVFDNLNSSPKVKPKTVDPVLNNPTISNTPTTPNNIEVNQVDINQTTPTTNNAPLKTQSYIDPYQQKLDELKKQQEQAKLSTPTSTTTSSYSEYTQPKDYNNPTTPVYNSPNNSTQAQNQKLQDLNQPVQQSTKLPATESYNNPYYQQQNAPLKEKQEDKFGNDYDEMQAKIDALKNQQQQNATSGNKPKKASQIEVDNNNPNIKYAPSTVTTTASVEPSSKINLDKYEDKLKAIQDKMNAIGNTNNQPTSTTLANVESNNTPNQNLPLKQSTTTTDEVQQLSNQLDAIKNQIKENQTPTNIVTTNTPTTNNTISTNEVEAPKLVHNNQVVKEQPTVNPDDLAKQKAQLEALQQEQDKLNNKLNNTLNTLNESKQDLENDINSLQTEKDKINNENKNLNNTNEQLSAEKAQLEAEKKQMDDLLAKMKAEKDKLAAEKEQIEKDKYLLEQLKKQQQSEVNTLSANINKLKQEQADAIKAAQEVKRYEIFDVPIEVGAIAVMSSIYFTADAAFIQTKSYPELDKLVAFLQSHKNIKIEVGGHTNGLCDADFCNKLSGDRANEVMQYLIKKGITADKLTSVGYGKRYLIADAGNPKNQRVEIKILSVDNK
- the def gene encoding peptide deformylase, encoding MILPIIVYGHPTLIKETEDIDKDYPNLQELINNMWQTMYNASGVGLAAPQVNQSIRLFLVDTVQMQDKKDANFKGIKKVFINATLIEENGKVWKYEEGCLSIPGFRENVERKPNIKIHYFDENFNEFEEEYDGINARVIQHEYDHVDGILFTDRLKPLTKKLAQKKLEKIRKGIFEADYKTKVY